The following are encoded together in the Anopheles nili chromosome 3, idAnoNiliSN_F5_01, whole genome shotgun sequence genome:
- the LOC128722712 gene encoding F-actin-capping protein subunit beta isoform X1 translates to MCITDQQMDCALDLMRRLPPQQIEKNLIDLIDLAPALCEDLLTSVDQPLKIAKDKETGKDYLLCDYNRDGDSYRSPWSNTYDPPLEDGSMPSERLRKLEIEANHAFDQYREMYYEGGVSSAYLWDLDHGFAGVILIKKAGEGNQKTKGCWDSIHVVEVQEKSSGRTAHYKLTSTAMLWLQTNKQGSGTINLGGSLTRQIEQDAPVSETSPHIANIGRIVEDMENKIRNTLNEIYFGKTKDIVNGLRSIQSLADTNQQAIMKKDLAAALLRRTGKSEN, encoded by the exons ATGTGTATT ACGGATCAACAAATGGATTGCGCATTAGACTTAATGCGGCGACTTCCACCCCAACAGATCGAGAAAAATCTTATTGATCTGATCGACCTTGCACCAGCGCTATGTGAAGATTTATTGACATCCGTAGATCAGCCTTTGAAAATAGCAAAGGATAAGGAAACAGGCAAAGATTACTTGCTGTGTGATTATAATCGCGATGGTGACTCTTACCGTTCGCCATGGTCCAATACGTACGATCCACCCTTGGAAGATGGTTCGATGCCGTCTGAACGACTGCGGAAGCTAGAGATCGAGGCTAATCATGCATTCGATCAATACCGTGAAATGTACTATGAGGGTGGTGTATCGTCGGCGTACCTATGGGACCTGGATCATGGTTTTGCTGGAGTCATTCTGATCAAAAAAGCTGGCGAAGGCAACCAGAAAACGAAGGGATGTTGGGACTCGATCCATGTCGTCGAGGTACAGGAGAAGAGTTCGGGACGAACAGCGCATTACAAGCTAACATCTACCGCCATGTTGTGGCTGCAGACTAATAAACAGGGGTCCGGTACGATCAATCTTGGCGGAAGCCTCACCAGACAG ATTGAACAGGACGCACCTGTAAGCGAAACCAGCCCGCATATCGCCAACATTGGGCGAATCGTCGAAgatatggaaaacaaaatacgtAACACTCTGAACGAAATATACTTCGGAAAAACGAAGGATATTGTCAATGGGCTGCGAAGTATTCAATCCCTGGCCGATACAAATCAACAGGCAATTATGAAGAAGGACCTAGCGGCGGCACTGTTGCGACGAACTGGCAAAAGTGAGAACTGA
- the LOC128723443 gene encoding MAP/microtubule affinity-regulating kinase 3, giving the protein MLSREVSTLECVYHPFILRLFEVIETLGKIHLISEWVQGGELYNRITEVGPLKEPHAALLFQQLLLAVKHLHSLGFVHRDIKAENVLLVSEERIKLADFGFSTQLVNGPWQHLDTFCGSPPYAAPELFSDDHYIGGPVDVWALGILLYFMLEGYMPFKAPTVPLLRTAVLKGEFVISTSLSTPCCRVIQRILVHTPSRRPTIEQLLDCQWFKYAQHHANRLGRGIHHQTTVSQIRNSNHVPTRRRKKLFWFLPAPRGRLSSPESNSSSRDNNISAANHNQRHFTRQHQPMSSSTKSSSSRDERLAHAPEIPNLRTIACSTKRAGSVLEEGFLHPLKLDPVGADGTAAEPHLHHTHCIKDLSNDVSNNNVTNNNANGTSSYNNQLTNTGPDPETGANGGRKESAASQERKTRRFSFGRTLKKRIGPMELVSAENLSASDKPNSNRVVDLREKLYRAIDDEHGKFVMYPTTNVSSEGNRHLHPLESETRRLMKALGVTGDMIARAVTNGPRSDIIGMYRIIMQRLQREQTITRLSTINGGAYEFLELKTINGTSSSGCSSGRSGANSGAGRSTANSRQHIDHNRGKICAIL; this is encoded by the exons ATGCTGTCGCGCGAGGTCAGCACACTGGAGTGTGTTTATCACCCTTTTATCCTAAG ACTGTTCGAAGTGATAGAAACATTGGGAAAGATCCATCTCATCAGCGAATGGGTACAAGGCGGCGAACTGTACAATCGCATCACGGAGGTTGGCCCGCTGAAGGAACCTCACGCTGCACTGCTTTTCCAACAATTGCTACTGGCTGTGAAGCATCTG CATAGTTTAGGTTTTGTGCATCGTGATATTAAGGCGGAAAATGTGCTGCTCGTTAGCGAGGAACGCATCAAGCTGGCCGATTTTGGGTTTAGTACGCAACTGGTCAATGGTCCCTGGCAACATTTGGACACGTTCTGCGGTTCACCACCGTACGCCGCTCCGGAGCTGTTCAGTGACGATCACTACATTGGCGGACCGGTCGATGTCTGGGCTCTCGGCATTCTACTCTACTTCATGCTGGAGGGCTACATGCCCTTTAAGGCCCCCACTGTTCCCCTGCTCCGGACAGCTGTGCTGAAAGGCGAGTTTGTCATCTCCACCAGTTTGAGTACGCCATGCTGTCGAGTTATCC AACGCATCCTAGTGCATACaccctcccggcgacccaccATCGAGCAACTGCTGGACTGCCAATGGTTCAAGTACGCGCAGCATCATGCCAACCGCCTGGGACGGGGGATTCATCACCAAACCACCGTCAGCCAAATTCGAAACTCCAACCATGTTCCTACGCGAAGGCGGAAGAAGTTGTTCTGGTTTCTCCCCGCACCACGCGGTCGCCTTTCCTCGCCCGAGTCGAACTCGTCTAGTCGTGATAACAACATTAGCGCTGCCAACCACAATCAACGTCATTTTACGCGCCAGCACCAGCCGATGTCGTCCTCAACGAAATCATCGTCCTCCAGGGATGAGCGCCTCGCCCATGCACCGGAAATTCCCAACCTGCGCACGATCGCCTGCAGCACCAAACGCGCCGGTAGTGTGTTGGAGGAAGGCTTTCTGCACCCGCTCAAGCTAGACCCGGTGGGTGCCGACGGAACGGCCGCTGAACCTCATCTACATCATACCCACTGCATCAAGGATCTATCGAACGATGTGTCAAATAATAATGTTACAAACAATAATGCGAACGGTACGAGTAGTTACAATAATCAGCTGACCAATACCGGGCCGGACCCCGAAACAGGAGCCAATGGTGGCCGCAAAGAGAGCGCCGCCAGTCAAGAACGTAAAACGCGTCGATTTTCATTTGGCCGCACTCTGAAGAAACGCATCGGCCCAATGGAGCTCGTATCAGCTGAGAATTTATCAGCGTCGGATAAGCCCAACAGCAACCGTGTCGTCGATCTGCGAGAAAAGCTCTACCGTGCGATCGACGACGAGCACGGTAAGTTCGTGATGTATCCGACCACGAACGTTTCGTCCGAGGGCAACCGTCATCTGCACCCGCTTGAATCGGAAACCCGGCGACTGATGAAGGCGCTCGGTGTCACTGGAGACATGATAGCACGTGCGGTTACGAATGGCCCGCGCAGCGACATTATCGGCATGTATCGGATTATAATGCAACGATTGCAGCGGGAACAAACCATTACCCGATTATCGACGATAAACGGCGGGGCGTACGAGTTTCTTGAGTTGAAAACAATAAACGGAACATCATCCTCCGGATGTAGTTCCGGTCGAAGTGGAGCGAATAGTGGCGCTGGGCGCAGCACTGCCAACAGCCGACAACATATCGATCATAACCGCGGAAAAATTTGTGCCATTCTTTAA
- the LOC128722712 gene encoding F-actin-capping protein subunit beta isoform X2, which translates to MTDQQMDCALDLMRRLPPQQIEKNLIDLIDLAPALCEDLLTSVDQPLKIAKDKETGKDYLLCDYNRDGDSYRSPWSNTYDPPLEDGSMPSERLRKLEIEANHAFDQYREMYYEGGVSSAYLWDLDHGFAGVILIKKAGEGNQKTKGCWDSIHVVEVQEKSSGRTAHYKLTSTAMLWLQTNKQGSGTINLGGSLTRQIEQDAPVSETSPHIANIGRIVEDMENKIRNTLNEIYFGKTKDIVNGLRSIQSLADTNQQAIMKKDLAAALLRRTGKSEN; encoded by the exons ATG ACGGATCAACAAATGGATTGCGCATTAGACTTAATGCGGCGACTTCCACCCCAACAGATCGAGAAAAATCTTATTGATCTGATCGACCTTGCACCAGCGCTATGTGAAGATTTATTGACATCCGTAGATCAGCCTTTGAAAATAGCAAAGGATAAGGAAACAGGCAAAGATTACTTGCTGTGTGATTATAATCGCGATGGTGACTCTTACCGTTCGCCATGGTCCAATACGTACGATCCACCCTTGGAAGATGGTTCGATGCCGTCTGAACGACTGCGGAAGCTAGAGATCGAGGCTAATCATGCATTCGATCAATACCGTGAAATGTACTATGAGGGTGGTGTATCGTCGGCGTACCTATGGGACCTGGATCATGGTTTTGCTGGAGTCATTCTGATCAAAAAAGCTGGCGAAGGCAACCAGAAAACGAAGGGATGTTGGGACTCGATCCATGTCGTCGAGGTACAGGAGAAGAGTTCGGGACGAACAGCGCATTACAAGCTAACATCTACCGCCATGTTGTGGCTGCAGACTAATAAACAGGGGTCCGGTACGATCAATCTTGGCGGAAGCCTCACCAGACAG ATTGAACAGGACGCACCTGTAAGCGAAACCAGCCCGCATATCGCCAACATTGGGCGAATCGTCGAAgatatggaaaacaaaatacgtAACACTCTGAACGAAATATACTTCGGAAAAACGAAGGATATTGTCAATGGGCTGCGAAGTATTCAATCCCTGGCCGATACAAATCAACAGGCAATTATGAAGAAGGACCTAGCGGCGGCACTGTTGCGACGAACTGGCAAAAGTGAGAACTGA